The bacterium genome segment CATGCCGGACAAGGTCGCGCAGCCCGCGCAGCGCATCATTCCGTATCTGCTTTACGAAGACGCCGAAGCCGCGATCGAATTTCTGACGACCGCGTTCGGGTTCGAGGAGAAGATGCGCTATCCGATGGACAACGGCATCGGCCACGCAAGCCCGAAGGAGCGCGGCGGCACGCGGCACGGGCTGGTGTGCGTCTATGTGGATGACGTCGACGCGCTGTTTGAAAACGCCAAGGCCGCGGGCGCGACGGTCGTGCGCGAGCCGGCCGATCAGTTCTACGGCGACCGCAATTGCGTGCTCGACGACCCGGAAGGGCAGCAGTGGTCGTTCCACCAACGCATCAAGGTGATGACGGACGAGGAGCTGATGGCCGCGACGCCGAAAGGGTGATGCGGGGATCGCGGGCGCTTGCCCGCATATTCCTGGGAGCGCCGAGCTCCAGCTTGGCTCATTGCGACGACGGAGGCGCGCGCGTAAGCAAGCGCTTTGCCCGGGTCCGCCGAGCGCCGGCTCGGCAAATTCCGCATAAATCGCCTGTTTTTACGTGTGATCCGATAATAACTGTTCTCCAATTTTGTCTATGACCTTTTTTTTAGGTTTCGCCTTTTGCGAATTCGCGGGGAGCCTGTTGTCGCCGCGTTGGGGATTGGCTACTGGCTCTGATCGGATACACTGACGAACGAGGAGTTCAAAGCGTCACTCATGACGAAGAAGTTTCCCCGGATGTCGTCCTCTGATCGGTTAGGCAAAGAAGCCGCCGAAGTGTTGAGGCGCCATATTCCCGCTGCGTGGCTAAAAAATGAGCCGACCCAGGGAACCGACTTCGGTTGGGATTTCCTCATCGACGTCGTCGACGAATATACGGTGACGGGTACTCGGATCCAAATTCAGGTTAAAGGGCACTCGTCGCCAGCATACGTGCAGGAAAACCGTTTCGTCAGCGAGAAAATTATGGTTACCACGATCAATTACCTGAGGGAATCCGACTTGGATTCCCTGCTCTGCGTTTGCGATCTAGGCGATGAGCGAGCCCCTATTTTTTGGACATTCATTTCAGACGCATTGCCCTCGAATGAAAAATGGCAGGAACAAGAAAGTGTGACGCTTCGAATTCCTATTGAACGGACATTCGATTCCGATTCATTGCATGACATTGTTTCTGCTGTCCGAGAACGCCGATTGCGTCGCCGACGCAATGCTCATTTCGGCGCAGAAATCCGCCGTGATCCTGATCCAGCAATTAATGCAAGCGATTCCTACGAATTGCAGGAGCCAATTCGAGAGGAAACCCGAAAAGATAGTTTCCTACGTGAATTGCTCGTCGAGCAACCGGATGGCGGATTTATTCGCCGAACGCCAGAAGATGAATGGCGTCACGTAAAGCTGAGACGCGCAAAGGAATCGCTTGAGAGACATCAGGAAGCGGAGGTTGAGCAAATCGTTTTAGAACTGTCCTCAAGTATCGACGCCGCGAGCGCAGAAATCCAGGCGCAATATTGGGTCTTGCGTGGCGACTTCGAACAGCGTCGGCACAAGTTCCGCGATGCGTTGAGCTACACAAAACGCGCGGTCGAGTTGCAGCCGCACGAACCGAAATATCAGTTGGCTTTGCTTCTGCGAGAACACTTCATCGCGCGCGACGAAAAGAGAGGTGTCTCCGATGAATTTGATGCGCGCGTCGATCAGGTCGTTGCGAGGGCACCTGACGAGAAAATCGGAGTCTTGCTACAGTTCGAGCGTCGGGTGGAAAAGGGCGACTGGGACGCAGCTATCGACGGTCTCAAGCATTCCTTGCATTGGTCAAAACAGCCCATAACATTCCGGGCGATTCTCGCCGAGGCGTTTCTCAACCATGGCCGTCTTGACGAAGCGGAAGTCATTCTCGCGGAAGCGCGAAAATTGGAATCCGACGTTGAAAAGGACGCGCTGTTCTGGGGATTGTGCGGCGCGGTTCAACATCGAATGGCGATGGATCTCGCGCGCGAATACGTTGTCATTGGCTACGGTTCGGCACAAACGAATCCTGATCAGCTACGTCAGGCGGA includes the following:
- a CDS encoding VOC family protein, whose protein sequence is MPDKVAQPAQRIIPYLLYEDAEAAIEFLTTAFGFEEKMRYPMDNGIGHASPKERGGTRHGLVCVYVDDVDALFENAKAAGATVVREPADQFYGDRNCVLDDPEGQQWSFHQRIKVMTDEELMAATPKG